Within Vannielia litorea, the genomic segment GCTGGGGCGTGCTCATCGCCTTGCAGGACGCACGCGGGCCCTTCTACGGCATCATCGACCAGCCCTACACCGCCGAGCGCTTCGAGGGTGGCCTGGGAACGGCACGGCTCGCGGGGCCTCGGGGGGAGAGCCCGCTCAGGGTGCGCGAGGGCGTTGCGCTGGATGGTGCGACGCTCTTCACCACCTTTCCCGAGGTCGGCACCGAGGCGGAAGGGGCGGCGTTCCGGCGGGTGGCACGCGAGGTCCGGCTCACCCGCTACGGGCTCGACTGCTACGCCTATGCGCTGCTGGCGCTGGGCCAGATCGACCTGGTGATCGAGGCGGGCCTTCAGAGCTACGACATCGCTGCGCCGATTGCCGTGATCGAGGCGGCGGGCGGCGTGGTGACCGACTGGGAGGGCGGCCCGGTGCATGAGGGCGGGCGCGCACTGGCGGCGGCCACACCGGAGTTGCACCGCGCGGCGATGGCGCTGCTGGCGGGGCAGGGGGCATGACCCATCGGCTCATCCGCGGCGGCCATGTGCTGACGATGGATGACACCGGCCGCGAGGGCACGCTCGACATTCGCCTGCGCGGCGGCGTGATCGAAGAGATCGGGCCGAACCTGCAGGCGGACGGCGCCGAGGTGGTGAGGGCCGAGGGCTGCCTCGTCACCCCTGGGCTCGTCAACACCCACCACCACATGTTCCAGAGCCTCACCCGCGCGGTGCCCGCCGGGCAGGACGCGCTGCTCTTCGGCTGGCTCAAGGCGCTTTACCCGATCTGGGCGCGGATGACCCCCGATGACATCCGCCTGTCGGCGAGGCTCGCCTGCGCCGAGCTTGCGCTCTCGGGCTGCACCATGAGTTCTGACCATCTCTATCTCTTTCCCAACGGCGCACGGCTCGACGACAGCATCGAGGGCGCCTCCGGGGTGGGCATCCGCTTTCTGGCGACACGCGGCGCGATGAGCATCGGCGAAAGCAAGGGCGGGTTGCCGCCCGATGCGCTGGTGGAAAAGGAGGCCGCGATCCTCGCCGATAGCGCGCGGGTGGTGGAGCGCTTCCACGACCCGTCGCCAGAGGCCATGGTGCAAGTCGGCCTCGCACCCTGCTCGCCCTTCTCGGTCAGCCGGGAGCTCATGCGCGATGCCGCCCTGCTGGCGCGCGAGAAGGGCGTGCGGCTTCATACCCACCTTGCCGAGAACGAGGAGGACATCGCCTATTCGGAGGCGCAGTTCGGCTGCCGGCCCGGTCAATATGCCGAAGACCTTGGCTGGACGGGCGATGACGTCTGGCATGCCCATTGCGTCAAGCTCGACGCGGCCGAGATCGACCTGTTCGCCAGCTCCCGAACCGGCGTGGCCCATTGCCCCTGCTCCAACTGCCGCCTCGGCT encodes:
- a CDS encoding 8-oxoguanine deaminase — protein: MTHRLIRGGHVLTMDDTGREGTLDIRLRGGVIEEIGPNLQADGAEVVRAEGCLVTPGLVNTHHHMFQSLTRAVPAGQDALLFGWLKALYPIWARMTPDDIRLSARLACAELALSGCTMSSDHLYLFPNGARLDDSIEGASGVGIRFLATRGAMSIGESKGGLPPDALVEKEAAILADSARVVERFHDPSPEAMVQVGLAPCSPFSVSRELMRDAALLAREKGVRLHTHLAENEEDIAYSEAQFGCRPGQYAEDLGWTGDDVWHAHCVKLDAAEIDLFASSRTGVAHCPCSNCRLGSGIAPVRAMRDAGVPVGLGVDGSASNDAGNLAAEARMAMLLQRVSGGADAMSAREALRIATRGGAEVLGRGGHLGQIARGFRADLAIWDMGGIEAAGTWDSAALLLAGPTRVRDLFVEGRVVVAGGHLATVDAPTLSEEAAAATRRLATG
- the hisN gene encoding histidinol-phosphatase gives rise to the protein MMREDLTAEEAKAIRACGAAMAEAARAVILPHFRTAMTADNKAAPGGFDPVTVADRAAEEAIRAVLAERRPQDAILGEEFGRQAGESGLTWVLDPIDGTRAFISGTPSWGVLIALQDARGPFYGIIDQPYTAERFEGGLGTARLAGPRGESPLRVREGVALDGATLFTTFPEVGTEAEGAAFRRVAREVRLTRYGLDCYAYALLALGQIDLVIEAGLQSYDIAAPIAVIEAAGGVVTDWEGGPVHEGGRALAAATPELHRAAMALLAGQGA